A part of Larimichthys crocea isolate SSNF chromosome VII, L_crocea_2.0, whole genome shotgun sequence genomic DNA contains:
- the LOC109138612 gene encoding uncharacterized protein LOC109138612 isoform X2: MATNSYIPMNFLTVCGKAFIFDEVQTVKNANLDTDSFKMSTLPAERSWIRSKDNKFVFINFEEKKFEAQTMNAVQRRKPECQFEFQLYKENNLDTFKRAVIVYYCPANSGAKPMVACCNEDNRIHAEEMDLPREIMEPAHKAVFLRHEIATSMYELRSSLYKNKYLGFKESESDGLYTLVLLEKAEDVVDEACQISISKCKQ, translated from the exons ATGGCTACCAACAGCTACATCCCAATGAATTTTCTTACTGTATGTGGGAAAGCCTTCATCTTTGATG AGGTTCAGACAG TCAAAAATGCAAACCTGGATACAGACTCCTTCAAAATGTCCACTCTCCCGGCGGAAAGAAGTTGGATCCGGAGCAAGGACAacaaatttgtgtttattaattttgaAGAGAAAAAATTTGAAGCACAAACCATGAATGCAGTGCAGCGACGCAAGCCTG agtGCCAATTCGAGTTCCAGTTGTACAAGGAAAACAATCTAGATACGTTTAAGAGGGCAGTTATAGTGTACTATTGCCCTGCCAACAGTGGAGCCAAGCCGATGGTTGCATGCTGCAATGAGGACAATAGAATTCATGCTGAGGAAATG gatCTTCCACGCGAAATTATGGAACCTGCACACAAGGCAGTGTTCTTACGGCATGAAATCGCAACATCCATGTATGAGCTCCGGTCCTCTTTGTACAAGAACAAGTACCTGGGATTTAAGGAGAGTGAGAGTGACGGCCTGTACACACTGGTCCTGCTTGAGAAAGCTGAGGATGTAGTGGATGAAGCTTGCCAGATTTCTATTTCTAAATGTAAACAATGA
- the LOC109138612 gene encoding uncharacterized protein LOC109138612 isoform X1, giving the protein MATNSYIPMNFLTVCGKAFIFDEVQTVKNANLDTDSFKMSTLPAERSWIRSKDNKFVFINFEEKKFEAQTMNAVQRRKPECQFEFQLYKENNLDTFKRAVIVYYCPANSGAKPMVACCNEDNRIHAEEMAFQRIWQYIQPASQPQTTCNHTCPGPPHPACSPPRSCETSHSDSCWNNRSHLYSMQSAHFPHLVFPTHLFTCSPFPH; this is encoded by the exons ATGGCTACCAACAGCTACATCCCAATGAATTTTCTTACTGTATGTGGGAAAGCCTTCATCTTTGATG AGGTTCAGACAG TCAAAAATGCAAACCTGGATACAGACTCCTTCAAAATGTCCACTCTCCCGGCGGAAAGAAGTTGGATCCGGAGCAAGGACAacaaatttgtgtttattaattttgaAGAGAAAAAATTTGAAGCACAAACCATGAATGCAGTGCAGCGACGCAAGCCTG agtGCCAATTCGAGTTCCAGTTGTACAAGGAAAACAATCTAGATACGTTTAAGAGGGCAGTTATAGTGTACTATTGCCCTGCCAACAGTGGAGCCAAGCCGATGGTTGCATGCTGCAATGAGGACAATAGAATTCATGCTGAGGAAATG GCatttcagagaatttggcagtacatccaaccggCCTCACAACCGCAGACCACGTGTAACCACACCtgcccaggacctccacatccagcatgttcacctccaagatcgtGTGAGACCAGCCACTCAGACAGCTGCTGGAACAatcg atcccaccttTATTCCatgcaatcagctcatttccctcacctggtttttCCCACCCATCTCttcacctgcagtccatttccTCATTAG